One window of Ziziphus jujuba cultivar Dongzao chromosome 5, ASM3175591v1 genomic DNA carries:
- the LOC107419964 gene encoding probable BOI-related E3 ubiquitin-protein ligase 3, which translates to MALPQHHFQQHYQSHQHQQHQQQQQQQQQSSKSFRNLYRVDGQITPPVAYYDPTNLQDQSQHPPYVPPFHVVGFAPGPVAAADGADVGMDLPWNYGLEPKKKKLKEQDFLENNSQISSVDFLQPRSVSTGLGLSLDNSRMASTGDSALLSLIGDEIDRELQQQDTEFDRFLRVQSDRLRQTILEKVQTTQLQTVSIVEESVLQKLRQKEAEVESINKKNMELEDRMEQLTVEAGAWQQRARYNENMITALKFNLQQVYAQSRDSKEGCGDSEVDDTASCCNGRSIDFHLLSRENNDMKGMMTCKACRVKEVCMLLLPCKHLCLCKDCEIKLSFCPICQSSKFIGMEVYM; encoded by the exons ATGGCTCTTCCTCAACACCACTTCCAACAACACTACCAATCCCATCAGCACCAGCagcatcaacaacaacaacaacaacagcaacaatcATCTAAATCCTtcag GAATTTATACAGAGTCGACGGTCAGATAACCCCGCCGGTCGCTTATTATGATCCTACTAATCTACAAGATCAGTCCCAGCATCCTCCCTATGTTCCACCTT TTCATGTTGTCGGCTTTGCCCCTGGTCCGGTAGCAGCAGCAGATGGCGCTGATGTTGGGATGGATTTGCCATGGAATTACGGTTTAgaaccaaagaagaaaaaattgaaggagCAGGATTTCTTGGAGAACAATTCGCAGATATCATCCGTCGATTTCTTGCAGCCGCGATCGGTCTCCACGGGATTGGGGTTGTCGCTTGACAACAGCCGCATGGCTTCTACTGGAGACTCCGCATTGTTGTCACTCATTGGTGATGAAATTGATCGTGAGTTACAGCAACAGGACACCGAGTTTGATAGATTCCTCAGAGTTCAG AGTGACAGATTGCGGCAAACTATTCTGGAGAAGGTCCAGACCACCCAGCTTCAAACTGTCTCAATTGTGGAAGAAAGTGTTCTTCAGAAGCTCCGACAGAAAGAAGCAGAAGTGGAGAGCATTAACAAGAAGAACATGGAGCTTGAAGATCGAATGGAACAGTTAACCGTTGAAGCAGGTGCTTGGCAACAGCGAGCTAGATATAATGAGAACATGATCACTGCTCTCAAGTTTAATCTTCAGCAAGTATATGCTCAAAGTAGAGATAGTAAAGAAGGATGTGGTGACAGTGAGGTGGATGATACGGCTTCTTGCTGCAATGGCCGTTCCATTGATTTTCATCTTCTTTCCAGAGAGAATAATGATATGAAAGGGATGATGACTTGTAAGGCTTGCAGAGTCAAAGAAGTTTGCATGCTTCTATTACCTTGTAAGCATCTCTGCCTGTGTAAAGATTGTGAAATTAAGCTAAGCTTTTGTCCTATCTGTCAGTCATCTAAGTTTATCGGGATGGAGGTATATATGTAA
- the LOC107419955 gene encoding uncharacterized protein LOC107419955 has translation MHAKTDSEVTSLAASSPTRSPPRRPVYYVQSPSRDSHDGEKTTTSFHSTPVLSPMGSPPHSHSSVGRHSRESSSSRFSGSLKPGSRKISPNDPSRNGHGKTQKQWKECAVIEEEGLLEVEERRKSLPRRCYFLAFVVGFFILFSFFALILWGASKPMKPKITLQSIKFEQFKIQAGSDFTGVATDMISMNASVKLTFRNTGTFFGVHVTSTPLDLSYSQITIASGTIKKFYQSRKSHRSLTIPVVGNKVPLYGSGASLSSSTGTSTLPVPLKLNFVVRSRAYVLGKLVKPKFYKRIECSVTYDPKKLNIAISLKKSCTYDD, from the exons ATGCACGCAAAGACAGACTCGGAGGTGACGAGCCTCGCAGCGTCTTCCCCAACCAGATCTCCCCCACGCCGGCCAGTGTACTACGTGCAGAGCCCTTCGAGAGATTCCCACGATGGAGAGAAGACCACCACGTCATTCCATTCGACGCCGGTGCTCAGCCCCATGGGTTCCCCTCCCCACTCTCATTCCTCTGTGGGCCGCCACTCTCGGGAGTCCTCCTCTAGCAGATTCTCTGGATCTCTCAAACCCGGATCCCGCAAGATCTCCCCCAACGATCCCTCTCGGAATGGCCATGGTAAGACTCAAAAGCAGTGGAAGGAGTGCGCTGTCATTGAAGAAGAAGGCCTTCTTGAAGTCGAAGAGCGTCGCAAAAGTCTCCCTCGCCGTTGCTATTTCCTCGCTTTTGTTGTTGGCttctttattctcttctctttctttgcGTTGATTTTGTGGGGTGCCAGCAAGCCTATGAAACCCAAGATCACTCTCCAG AGCATAAAATTCGAGCAATTCAAGATTCAAGCAGGCTCGGATTTTACGGGAGTGGCTACTGATATGATCTCCATGAACGCCAGCGTGAAACTCACATTCCGAAACACGGGCACATTTTTTGGGGTCCATGTTACATCAACACCTCTAGATCTATCTTATTCCCAAATTACGATAGCCTCTGGAACT attaAAAAGTTTTATCAATCAAGGAAGAGCCACAGATCTCTCACAATACCAGTAGTAGGCAATAAAGTTCCTTTATATGGAAGTGGAGCAAGCCTGAGCAGCTCGACAGGGACGTCGACCCTGCCAGTGCCTCTGAAATTGAACTTCGTGGTCCGATCCAGAGCTTACGTTTTGGGCAAATTGGTGAAGCCCAAGTTCTACAAGCGGATTGAGTGTTCTGTAACTTATGATCCCAAAAAGCTAAACATTGCAATCTCCCTCAAGAAATCTTGCACATACGACGACTGA